The proteins below are encoded in one region of Styela clava chromosome 4, kaStyClav1.hap1.2, whole genome shotgun sequence:
- the LOC120326354 gene encoding uncharacterized protein LOC120326354 has product MKTLLKLSSKFASFVESPKTNHHTRESIYRIELDACDFCRKCFTMSSNLKIHERIHTGISPFSCKFCGKCFTTPRNLKRHTRIHTGEKPFDCEHCGKCFTQKAHLKNHIFIHTGDKPHSCKQCGKCFNKSSYLKVHMRIHAEIKPYTCKYCGKYFTVSSGLMAHERIHTGIKPYKCKYCEKCFVTAGNLERHHRRHTGEKPFSCEQCRKSFTTSGDLKVHGRIHTEISPFSCKFCGKCFTTPGNLKRHTRIHTGEKPFACEYCRKCFSQMEHLKRHISIHTGEKPYSCKECGKCFASSSYLKVHMRIHTAF; this is encoded by the coding sequence ATGAAAACACTCCTGAAACTAAGCTCAAAATTTGCAAGCTTTGTTGAAAGTCCTAAAACAAATCATCATACGAGAGAGAGTATATACAGGATAGAACTCGATGCTTGTGATTTTTGTCGAAAATGCTTTACAATGTCGAGCAATTTGAAGATTCATGAGCGGATCCACACAGGAATCAGTCCCTTTTCATGCAAATTTTGTGGGAAGTGTTTCACGACGCCTAGAAATTTAAAAAGACATACCCGAATTCACACAGGAGAAAAACCATTCGATTGTGAACATTGTGGAAAATGTTTCACACAAAAGGCACATTTAAAGAATCATATCTTTATTCACACTGGAGATAAACCTCATTCTTGCAAACAATGTGGGAAATGTTTTAATAAGTCGTCTTATTTAAAGGTTCATATGCGAATCCACGCAGAAATAAAACCATATACTTGTAAATATTGTGGAAAGTATTTTACAGTGTCGAGTGGTTTAATGGCTCACGAAAGAATCCACACAGGGATCAAACCATACAAATGCAAATATTGTGAGAAATGTTTCGTAACTGCTGGAAATTTGGAAAGACACCACCGAAGACACACCGGTGAAAAACCATTCAGTTGTGAACAGTGCAGAAAAAGTTTCACAACATCAGGTGATTTAAAAGTTCATGGGCGGATCCACACAGAAATCAGTCCCTTTTCATGCAAATTCTGTGGAAAGTGTTTCACGACGCCTGGAAATTTAAAAAGACATACCCGAATTCACACAGGAGAAAAACCATTCGCTTGTGAATATTGCAGAAAATGTTTCTCACAAATGGAACATTTAAAAAGACATATCTCTATTCACACCGGAGAAAAACCTTATTCTTGTAAAGAATGTGGGAAATGTTTTGCATCATCCTCTTATTTGAAGGTTCATATGCGAATCCACACAGCATTCTAA